In the genome of Pelagibacterium nitratireducens, one region contains:
- a CDS encoding efflux RND transporter periplasmic adaptor subunit, whose translation MENLPGSGYVAPSQKSDDQPKTDKPRGRFGLMSALVRLGLAVLILGLAVYWAFSWVAQRPEAPQRMNRERTFTVEVIEPAYASHSAPITAYGQVASARTIELRSLVAGRVLEISPDFAVGSQVEQDDVLVRVDPFTYNGAVVEARAAVADAELSLAEAQEAYALEQSAITAAEDALASAQTDLERARSLLASGAATQQTVDTRALTVSERQQALDQRQSNLVTLNAQILRQQAAIAQAGYALEAAERDLANTEITAPFTGIVTARNVTESAYVGANEAVASIYESDALEVSFMVSDATYATLRSDGLFDRAVEVSRTAGAGAERIEGRIARIAPEIDSATGGVTLYAELESDEADLLRPGTFVSVEVAGFVHDNTLLVPETALYNDDHIYVVRDGRMAAVEVEIRDRDGAQIIIAADIPEGERIITTRLSQAGEGVAVQVEGEEEPGGPGGGFGRGPGG comes from the coding sequence TTGGAAAACCTACCCGGCTCCGGCTACGTCGCGCCGTCTCAAAAGAGCGACGATCAGCCGAAAACCGACAAGCCGCGTGGGCGGTTTGGCCTGATGTCGGCTCTGGTTCGGCTCGGGTTGGCAGTTCTCATCCTTGGACTGGCTGTCTATTGGGCGTTCAGCTGGGTGGCCCAGCGGCCCGAAGCACCCCAGCGCATGAATCGCGAGCGCACCTTCACCGTTGAAGTCATCGAGCCCGCCTATGCCAGCCACAGCGCGCCCATTACAGCTTACGGCCAGGTCGCGTCCGCGCGCACCATCGAACTGCGCTCTCTGGTTGCCGGCAGGGTGCTCGAAATTTCACCCGATTTTGCCGTCGGTTCTCAGGTCGAACAAGACGATGTTCTCGTGCGCGTCGATCCCTTCACCTACAACGGAGCCGTTGTCGAAGCCCGCGCTGCGGTTGCCGATGCAGAGCTGTCCCTTGCCGAAGCGCAGGAAGCCTATGCCCTTGAACAAAGCGCCATCACCGCGGCCGAGGATGCCCTGGCATCGGCCCAGACCGATCTTGAGCGCGCCAGGTCCCTTCTTGCGAGTGGCGCCGCCACTCAGCAAACTGTGGATACCCGCGCACTCACGGTGTCCGAGCGTCAGCAGGCCCTCGATCAGCGTCAGTCCAACCTCGTTACCCTCAACGCCCAGATACTTCGCCAGCAGGCGGCCATCGCCCAGGCCGGTTATGCCCTTGAGGCGGCCGAGCGCGATCTGGCCAACACCGAGATCACTGCGCCCTTCACTGGTATCGTAACCGCCCGCAACGTTACCGAGTCTGCTTATGTCGGTGCCAACGAAGCCGTCGCTTCGATTTATGAAAGCGATGCCCTTGAGGTGAGTTTCATGGTCTCGGATGCAACCTACGCCACGCTGCGGAGCGACGGTCTGTTCGACCGGGCGGTCGAAGTTTCACGCACCGCGGGTGCGGGCGCAGAGCGCATCGAAGGTCGGATTGCACGCATCGCGCCCGAGATCGATTCCGCCACTGGTGGTGTGACGCTCTACGCCGAGCTCGAGAGCGACGAAGCCGATCTGCTGCGTCCGGGGACATTCGTCAGCGTCGAGGTCGCGGGCTTCGTCCATGACAACACGCTCCTTGTGCCTGAAACCGCGCTCTATAACGACGATCACATCTACGTTGTTCGCGATGGCCGCATGGCGGCGGTCGAGGTTGAAATACGCGATCGGGACGGCGCCCAGATCATCATTGCCGCCGATATCCCCGAGGGCGAACGCATCATCACGACGCGCCTCTCACAGGCCGGCGAGGGGGTGGCGGTTCAGGTAGAGGGCGAGGAAGAACCGGGTGGCCCCGGCGGCGGTTTCGGCCGCGGACCGGGAGGCTGA
- a CDS encoding Hsp33 family molecular chaperone, whose amino-acid sequence MGESSLEQFGLDRPESGDDVAVPFTLENLDSRGRVVRLGDQLDTIIARHGYPEPVARLLGEAVTLAALIGSSLKFEGRFILQSRTDGPVSLLVVDFDTPDGLRAYARYDEEALSALVEAGTTKPQDLLGKGVLALTVDQGAHMDRYQGIVALEGESLEEVAHTYFMQSEQIPTRVRLAVAEHSERGQSRPSWRAGGVLLQHLPEHGGATMPDLPGDGDFENDDMADPDFIEDDHWTEAKALLDTLSDAELADPGLSAERLLFRLYHETGVRVFEPQLLVERCTCSAERVEQMINDFTPEDREEMVVDGQIEVVCEFCSTHYHFNPNQF is encoded by the coding sequence ATGGGCGAAAGCTCTCTCGAACAGTTCGGGCTCGACCGGCCCGAGAGCGGGGACGATGTTGCCGTTCCCTTCACGCTCGAAAATCTCGATAGCCGCGGGCGCGTTGTGCGTTTGGGCGATCAGCTTGACACCATCATCGCCCGACACGGCTATCCCGAACCCGTCGCGCGCCTTTTGGGTGAAGCGGTGACTCTGGCCGCACTGATCGGCTCGTCGCTCAAATTCGAGGGTCGGTTTATCCTGCAGTCGCGCACCGACGGCCCGGTTAGCCTGCTCGTCGTTGATTTCGACACCCCCGATGGGCTGCGCGCCTATGCCCGTTACGACGAGGAAGCGCTGTCGGCGCTGGTCGAAGCCGGGACCACCAAGCCGCAGGACCTCTTGGGTAAAGGCGTTCTGGCTTTGACCGTGGACCAGGGCGCCCATATGGACCGCTATCAGGGCATCGTGGCGCTCGAGGGCGAAAGCCTCGAAGAGGTTGCCCATACCTATTTCATGCAGTCCGAACAGATCCCCACCCGCGTCCGGCTTGCCGTTGCCGAACATTCCGAACGTGGCCAATCGCGCCCTTCATGGCGCGCTGGCGGCGTCCTGCTCCAGCATCTGCCTGAGCACGGCGGCGCCACCATGCCCGATCTTCCCGGTGACGGGGACTTCGAAAACGACGATATGGCTGATCCCGACTTTATAGAGGATGACCACTGGACCGAGGCCAAGGCGCTGCTCGATACCCTCAGCGATGCCGAGCTTGCCGACCCCGGCCTTTCGGCCGAACGCCTGTTGTTCCGGCTTTACCATGAAACCGGTGTGCGGGTCTTCGAGCCTCAGCTGCTGGTCGAACGCTGCACCTGCTCGGCCGAGCGCGTCGAACAGATGATCAATGACTTTACGCCCGAAGACAGGGAAGAGATGGTGGTGGATGGACAGATAGAGGTCGTGTGCGAGTTCTGCTCGACCCACTATCACTTCAATCCCAACCAGTTCTGA
- the argF gene encoding ornithine carbamoyltransferase gives MTARHFLDLKDFSFEQLRSILDFAHELKRRLKAGERPRLLEDKVLAMIFERQSTRTRVSFDVGMRQLGGQTLMLTGQEMQLAREETIEDTARVMSRYVDAIMIRILSHDDLLDLAGASTIPVINGLTRRSHPCQVMADIQTFEEHRGPLEGKKVAWIGDSNNVLASWVHATALFGNKLAIACPREYWPDQGLLSDIAEVGDAVSLGTDPHAAIADADLVITDTWVSMGDTDEGERRRILKPYQVNPRLFSQAATDALFMHCLPAHRGDEVTDEVIDGPQSVVFDEAENRLHIQKAILCWAFGIENL, from the coding sequence ATGACCGCGAGACATTTTCTCGATCTCAAGGATTTTTCCTTCGAGCAACTGCGTTCCATTCTCGATTTCGCCCACGAGCTGAAAAGACGCCTCAAGGCCGGCGAACGTCCCCGCCTGCTCGAGGACAAGGTTCTGGCCATGATCTTTGAGCGCCAGTCCACCCGCACGCGGGTGTCCTTCGACGTTGGCATGCGCCAGCTTGGAGGGCAGACCCTCATGCTGACCGGCCAGGAAATGCAGCTGGCCCGCGAGGAAACCATCGAGGATACGGCGCGGGTCATGAGCCGCTATGTGGATGCGATCATGATCCGCATTCTCAGCCATGACGATCTGCTCGATCTGGCGGGCGCTTCGACCATTCCCGTCATCAACGGGCTGACCCGGCGCAGTCATCCCTGCCAGGTTATGGCCGATATACAGACCTTCGAGGAACACCGTGGGCCGCTCGAAGGTAAAAAGGTCGCCTGGATCGGGGATTCCAACAACGTTCTGGCATCCTGGGTCCACGCGACGGCCCTGTTCGGCAACAAGCTGGCCATCGCCTGCCCCAGGGAATACTGGCCCGATCAGGGTCTGTTGTCCGACATCGCCGAAGTGGGCGATGCCGTCAGTCTCGGAACCGATCCACACGCCGCGATCGCCGATGCCGATCTGGTCATTACCGACACCTGGGTGTCGATGGGCGACACCGACGAAGGCGAGCGCCGACGCATCTTGAAACCTTACCAGGTCAACCCCAGATTGTTCTCCCAAGCCGCGACCGACGCGCTCTTCATGCACTGCCTGCCTGCCCACCGGGGCGACGAGGTCACCGACGAGGTGATCGACGGGCCGCAATCGGTCGTATTCGACGAAGCTGAAAACCGCCTGCACATCCAGAAGGCCATTCTTTGCTGGGCCTTCGGGATCGAGAATTTGTAA
- a CDS encoding aspartate aminotransferase family protein — protein MSALYGTYARSELAFVRGEGMRLFTEDGTAYLDFAAGIAVNALGYGDRHVVDALKAQADKVWHTSNIFTIPEQEKLGQRLVDATFADKVFFTNSGAEALECAIKTARHYFWAKGQKDRVDIIGFSGSFHGRTIATIAAAGNPAYTEGFGPMPGYKHTKPGDLAAVEALIDDKTAAILIEPVQGEGGVTAFSDAYLKGLRALCDKNGLLLIFDEVQCGYGRTGKFFAHEWSGVVPDIMTVAKAIGGGFPLGACLARGEVAESMVPGTHGSTYGGNPLACAVGNAVLDRILAPGFIEHVEAMGKIVAHELHQLMQKFPQYITEVRGKGLIAGIRITPPVRDFVARLRDHKLLTVAASDNVLRLLPPLIVTEDEIGEAIGIIAGAFAEFDAEQASAAQ, from the coding sequence ATGTCTGCGCTCTATGGCACGTATGCCCGGTCCGAACTCGCCTTTGTGCGGGGCGAGGGCATGCGATTGTTCACGGAGGACGGCACGGCCTATCTCGATTTCGCTGCCGGCATCGCCGTCAACGCGCTTGGCTATGGCGACAGACACGTCGTCGATGCGCTCAAGGCGCAGGCCGACAAGGTCTGGCACACCTCCAACATCTTCACCATTCCCGAGCAGGAAAAGCTCGGCCAGCGACTGGTGGATGCGACCTTCGCCGACAAGGTGTTCTTCACCAATTCAGGCGCCGAGGCGCTCGAATGCGCCATCAAGACAGCCCGTCATTATTTCTGGGCAAAGGGCCAAAAAGACAGGGTCGATATCATCGGCTTTTCCGGTTCTTTCCACGGCCGCACCATCGCCACTATCGCCGCGGCGGGCAATCCAGCCTATACCGAGGGCTTTGGCCCCATGCCGGGCTACAAGCACACAAAGCCCGGCGATCTGGCTGCCGTTGAGGCACTGATCGACGACAAGACCGCCGCCATCCTCATCGAGCCCGTGCAGGGCGAAGGTGGGGTCACCGCATTCTCCGACGCCTATCTCAAGGGCCTGCGCGCCCTTTGCGACAAGAACGGCCTGTTGCTGATCTTTGATGAAGTTCAATGCGGCTATGGCCGGACGGGGAAATTCTTCGCCCATGAATGGTCTGGCGTCGTTCCCGACATCATGACCGTTGCCAAGGCCATCGGCGGCGGGTTCCCGCTTGGCGCATGCCTTGCCAGGGGCGAGGTGGCCGAGAGCATGGTGCCGGGCACCCATGGCTCGACCTATGGCGGCAATCCGCTGGCCTGCGCGGTGGGCAATGCGGTCCTCGATCGCATATTGGCTCCCGGCTTTATCGAGCACGTCGAGGCAATGGGCAAGATCGTGGCCCATGAACTTCACCAGCTCATGCAGAAGTTTCCGCAATACATCACCGAAGTGCGCGGAAAAGGGCTGATCGCCGGCATCAGGATCACCCCGCCCGTGCGCGATTTCGTGGCCCGGCTGCGCGATCACAAGCTGCTCACGGTGGCCGCCAGCGACAATGTGCTGCGTCTTCTGCCGCCATTGATCGTCACCGAGGACGAGATCGGCGAGGCGATCGGCATCATTGCCGGAGCCTTCGCCGAGTTTGATGCTGAACAGGCCAGCGCCGCGCAATAG
- a CDS encoding GcrA family cell cycle regulator — MSWTDERVALLKKLWMEGLSASQIAAELSGGVTRNAVIGKVHRLKLSARAKPASVAPRAKTQRPSAPRRPSSSSGGARGTASAAASAVSQRRTTMAPTMGATALKMDTELETETVVETNTKAELFIPVEERISLLELTEKTCKWPIGDPMNSEFHFCGRESDEGKPYCEFHSRRAYHQIDRKKR; from the coding sequence ATGAGCTGGACGGACGAGCGCGTAGCACTCCTGAAAAAACTTTGGATGGAAGGCCTCAGCGCAAGCCAGATCGCCGCGGAACTGAGCGGCGGGGTTACCCGCAACGCCGTGATCGGCAAGGTTCACAGATTGAAACTATCGGCGCGGGCCAAGCCGGCGAGCGTCGCACCGCGTGCCAAGACGCAGCGCCCCAGTGCGCCGCGGCGGCCATCTAGCTCTTCGGGAGGAGCGCGCGGCACGGCATCGGCGGCGGCCAGCGCGGTCAGCCAGCGGCGCACGACGATGGCGCCGACCATGGGCGCCACGGCGCTCAAGATGGATACCGAGCTCGAAACCGAGACGGTGGTGGAGACCAACACCAAGGCGGAGCTTTTCATTCCGGTCGAGGAGCGCATCTCGCTGCTCGAATTGACCGAAAAAACCTGCAAATGGCCGATCGGCGACCCGATGAACAGCGAATTTCACTTCTGCGGGCGCGAGTCCGACGAAGGCAAGCCCTATTGCGAATTCCATTCGCGGCGCGCTTACCATCAGATCGACCGCAAGAAGCGCTAG
- a CDS encoding PACE efflux transporter, with the protein MRTAWDRVRHALFFEIIGLILVIPLGALVFSMPMHDIGVVGLVSATIAMAWNYVFNLGFDTVLQRTIGTTLKSVRLRIVHAVLFELGLLIVLMPFIAWYLGITLIHALVMDISFALLYMGYAFVFNLAYDRVFPLPEWSRPA; encoded by the coding sequence ATGCGCACCGCCTGGGATCGCGTCCGCCACGCGCTTTTCTTTGAAATCATCGGCCTCATTCTCGTCATCCCGCTTGGCGCATTGGTCTTTTCAATGCCCATGCACGATATCGGTGTGGTTGGCCTCGTCTCGGCCACCATCGCGATGGCCTGGAATTACGTTTTCAACCTCGGCTTCGACACCGTCCTGCAGCGCACAATCGGCACGACGCTGAAATCGGTACGCCTGCGCATCGTCCATGCCGTACTGTTCGAACTGGGGCTGCTGATCGTGCTCATGCCGTTCATCGCCTGGTATCTGGGCATCACCCTGATCCACGCCCTGGTCATGGATATATCGTTCGCCCTGTTATACATGGGCTACGCCTTCGTCTTCAATCTGGCCTATGATCGGGTGTTCCCGCTGCCCGAGTGGAGCCGGCCAGCATGA